From Cricetulus griseus strain 17A/GY chromosome 1 unlocalized genomic scaffold, alternate assembly CriGri-PICRH-1.0 chr1_0, whole genome shotgun sequence, a single genomic window includes:
- the Srf gene encoding serum response factor isoform X3 — protein MLPSQAGAAAALGRGSALGGSLNRTPTGRPGGGGGGGTRGANGGRVPGNGAGLGPGRLEREAAAAAAPTPAPTAGALYSGSEGDSESGEEEELGAERRGLKRSLSEMELGVVVGGPEAAAAAAGGYGPVSGAVSGAKPGKKTRGRVKIKMEFIDNKLRRYTTFSKRKTGIMKKAYELSTLTGTQVLLLVASETGHVYTFATRKLQPMITSETGKALIQTCLNSPDSPPRSDPTTDQRMSATGFEEPDLTYQVSESDSSGETKDTLKPAFTVTNLPGTTSTIQTAPSTSTTMQVSSGPSFPITNYLAPVSASVSPSAVSSANGTVLKSTGSGPVSSGGLMQLPTSFTLMPGGAVAQQVPVQAIQVHQAPQQASPSRDSSTDLTQTSSSGTVTLPATIMTSSIPTTVGGHMMYPSPHAVMYAPTSGLADGSLTVLNAFSQAPSTMQVSHSQVQEQGGVPQVFLTAPSGTVQIPVSAVQLHQMAVIGQQAGSSSNLTELQVVNLDATHSTKSE, from the exons ATGTTACCGAGCCAAGCTGGGGCCGCGGCGGCTCTGGGCCGGGGCTCGGCCCTGGGGGGCAGCCTGAACCGGACCCCGACGGGGCGGCCGGGCGGCGGAGGCGGCGGCGGGACTCGCGGGGCGAACGGGGGCCGGGTTCCGGGAAACGGCGCGGGGCTCGGCCCGGGCCGTCTGGAGCGGGAGGCTGCAGCGGCCGCGGCGCCCACCCCGGCGCCCACCGCCGGAGCCCTCTACAGCGGCAGCGAGGGCGACTCTGAGTCCGGcgaggaggaggagctgggcgCCGAGCGGCGCGGCCTCAAGCGGAGCCTGAGCGAGATGGAGCTCGGCGTGGTGGTCGGTGGGCCCGAGGCAGCGGCGGCAGCCGCCGGGGGCTACGGGCCGGTGAGCGGTGCGGTGAGCGGGGCCAAGCCGGGGAAGAAGACCCGGGGCCGCGTGAAGATCAAGATGGAGTTCATCGACAACAAGCTGCGGCGCTATACGACCTTCAGCAAGAGGAAGACGGGCATCATGAAGAAG GCCTATGAGCTGTCCACGCTGACAGGGACACAGGTGCTGTTGCTGGTGGCCAGTGAGACAGGCCATGTGTATACCTTTGCTACTCGAAAACTGCAGCCCATGATCACCAGTGAGACCGGCAAGGCACTGATTCAGACCTGCCTCAACTCGCCAGACTCTCCACCCCGCTCAGACCCCACCACAGACCAGAGAATGAGTGCCACTGGCTTTGAAGAGCCGGATCTCACCTACCAGGTGTCGGAATCTGACAGCAGTGGGGAAACCAAG GACACACTGAAGCCAGCATTCACAGTCACCAACCTGCCGGGTACCACCTCCACCATCCAAACAGCACCCAGCACCTCTACCACCATGCAAGTCAGCAGCGGCCCCTCCTTCCCTATCACCAATTACCTGGCACCAGTGTCTGCTAGCGTGAGCCCCAGTGCTGTCAGCAGTGCCAACGGGACTGTGCTCAAGAGTACAGGCAGTGGCCCTGTCTCCTCTGGGGGCCTCATGCAGCTGCCTACCAGCTTCACCCTCATGCCTG GTGGGGCAGTGGCCCAGCAGGTCCCTGTGCAGGCCATTCAGGTGCACCAGGCCCCACAGCAAGCGTCTCCCTCTCGTGACAGCAGCACGGACCTCACGCAGACCTCCTCCAGTGGGACAG tgacGTTACCCGCTACCATCATGACGTCGTCTATACCCACAACTGTGGGTGGCCACATGATGTACCCTAGTCCCCATGCAGTGATGTATGCCCCCACCTCGGGCCTGGCTGATGGCAGCCTCACCGTGCTCAATGCCTTCTCCCAGGCACCATCCACCATGCAGGTGTCCCACAGCCAGGTCCAGGAGCAAG GTGGTGTCCCTCAGGTGTTCCTGACAGCACCCTCTGGGACTGTGCAGATCCCTGTGTCTGCAGTTCAGCTTCACCAG ATGGCTGTGATAGGGCAGCAAGCTGGGAGCAGCAGCAACCTCACCGAGCTACAGGTGGTAAACTTGGACGCCACCCACAGCACCAAGAGTGAATGA
- the Srf gene encoding serum response factor isoform X4, producing MLPSQAGAAAALGRGSALGGSLNRTPTGRPGGGGGGGTRGANGGRVPGNGAGLGPGRLEREAAAAAAPTPAPTAGALYSGSEGDSESGEEEELGAERRGLKRSLSEMELGVVVGGPEAAAAAAGGYGPVSGAVSGAKPGKKTRGRVKIKMEFIDNKLRRYTTFSKRKTGIMKKAYELSTLTGTQVLLLVASETGHVYTFATRKLQPMITSETGKALIQTCLNSPDSPPRSDPTTDQRMSATGFEEPDLTYQVSESDSSGETKDTLKPAFTVTNLPGTTSTIQTAPSTSTTMQVSSGPSFPITNYLAPVSASVSPSAVSSANGTVLKSTGSGPVSSGGLMQLPTSFTLMPGGAVAQQVPVQAIQVHQAPQQASPSRDSSTDLTQTSSSGTGGVPQVFLTAPSGTVQIPVSAVQLHQMAVIGQQAGSSSNLTELQVVNLDATHSTKSE from the exons ATGTTACCGAGCCAAGCTGGGGCCGCGGCGGCTCTGGGCCGGGGCTCGGCCCTGGGGGGCAGCCTGAACCGGACCCCGACGGGGCGGCCGGGCGGCGGAGGCGGCGGCGGGACTCGCGGGGCGAACGGGGGCCGGGTTCCGGGAAACGGCGCGGGGCTCGGCCCGGGCCGTCTGGAGCGGGAGGCTGCAGCGGCCGCGGCGCCCACCCCGGCGCCCACCGCCGGAGCCCTCTACAGCGGCAGCGAGGGCGACTCTGAGTCCGGcgaggaggaggagctgggcgCCGAGCGGCGCGGCCTCAAGCGGAGCCTGAGCGAGATGGAGCTCGGCGTGGTGGTCGGTGGGCCCGAGGCAGCGGCGGCAGCCGCCGGGGGCTACGGGCCGGTGAGCGGTGCGGTGAGCGGGGCCAAGCCGGGGAAGAAGACCCGGGGCCGCGTGAAGATCAAGATGGAGTTCATCGACAACAAGCTGCGGCGCTATACGACCTTCAGCAAGAGGAAGACGGGCATCATGAAGAAG GCCTATGAGCTGTCCACGCTGACAGGGACACAGGTGCTGTTGCTGGTGGCCAGTGAGACAGGCCATGTGTATACCTTTGCTACTCGAAAACTGCAGCCCATGATCACCAGTGAGACCGGCAAGGCACTGATTCAGACCTGCCTCAACTCGCCAGACTCTCCACCCCGCTCAGACCCCACCACAGACCAGAGAATGAGTGCCACTGGCTTTGAAGAGCCGGATCTCACCTACCAGGTGTCGGAATCTGACAGCAGTGGGGAAACCAAG GACACACTGAAGCCAGCATTCACAGTCACCAACCTGCCGGGTACCACCTCCACCATCCAAACAGCACCCAGCACCTCTACCACCATGCAAGTCAGCAGCGGCCCCTCCTTCCCTATCACCAATTACCTGGCACCAGTGTCTGCTAGCGTGAGCCCCAGTGCTGTCAGCAGTGCCAACGGGACTGTGCTCAAGAGTACAGGCAGTGGCCCTGTCTCCTCTGGGGGCCTCATGCAGCTGCCTACCAGCTTCACCCTCATGCCTG GTGGGGCAGTGGCCCAGCAGGTCCCTGTGCAGGCCATTCAGGTGCACCAGGCCCCACAGCAAGCGTCTCCCTCTCGTGACAGCAGCACGGACCTCACGCAGACCTCCTCCAGTGGGACAG GTGGTGTCCCTCAGGTGTTCCTGACAGCACCCTCTGGGACTGTGCAGATCCCTGTGTCTGCAGTTCAGCTTCACCAG ATGGCTGTGATAGGGCAGCAAGCTGGGAGCAGCAGCAACCTCACCGAGCTACAGGTGGTAAACTTGGACGCCACCCACAGCACCAAGAGTGAATGA